One Synergistaceae bacterium DNA segment encodes these proteins:
- a CDS encoding HD domain-containing protein, whose translation MKNILSIKEVKHLNKNSDFVTRGIITKLTRRKDRNDNPFWEMTVSDSSGDLDGKVWAASIWWNTQGGDKFPVDPDNCGLRFEGASVELEGRIAEYREQLQYNFNAVSYLDQSDYPPHMFSKSSPVKSDFLEETFRSLIAEIKREDLRLFLEDVFFARNLWEKFKVWPAAVSLHHAYAGGLIEHSVSVALGARDIAKHYADFTIPVDMDLVIAGALLHDLGKLEAYTIAPVPSMTLKGNVIEHITLGVSMFMKFAEEDGLSEELTLALGHILASHHGRREFGSPVLPETPEAMIVNAADDLDFKLSYWKFQIDALNPQSDVTDYLALIDRRLWRGIGQS comes from the coding sequence ATGAAAAATATTCTCAGCATCAAAGAGGTCAAGCACCTCAATAAGAACTCAGATTTTGTTACACGCGGAATAATCACGAAGCTCACGAGGCGCAAAGACCGCAACGACAATCCCTTCTGGGAGATGACGGTCAGCGATTCATCAGGAGACCTTGACGGCAAAGTCTGGGCAGCGTCGATCTGGTGGAACACTCAGGGCGGCGACAAATTTCCCGTTGACCCGGACAATTGCGGGCTGCGCTTTGAGGGTGCGTCCGTCGAACTCGAGGGCAGGATAGCGGAGTACAGAGAGCAGCTGCAGTACAACTTTAACGCCGTGTCGTACCTTGACCAGTCGGATTATCCTCCGCACATGTTCAGCAAGTCTTCACCTGTGAAGTCTGACTTCCTCGAGGAGACCTTCAGGAGCCTCATCGCAGAAATCAAGCGCGAAGACCTTAGGCTGTTCCTTGAGGACGTGTTCTTTGCCCGCAATCTCTGGGAGAAGTTCAAGGTGTGGCCTGCGGCTGTATCGCTTCACCACGCTTACGCCGGAGGACTGATAGAGCACTCGGTCTCCGTCGCGCTGGGAGCAAGGGACATCGCGAAGCATTACGCTGACTTCACGATTCCTGTTGACATGGACTTGGTGATTGCCGGAGCACTGCTCCACGATCTCGGCAAGCTGGAAGCCTACACGATAGCTCCCGTCCCGTCAATGACCCTCAAGGGCAACGTCATCGAACACATCACGCTAGGAGTTAGCATGTTCATGAAGTTCGCGGAGGAGGACGGACTTAGCGAGGAGCTGACGCTTGCACTTGGCCACATTCTCGCGAGCCATCACGGACGGCGTGAGTTCGGGTCGCCTGTCCTGCCCGAGACACCGGAAGCAATGATCGTCAATGCCGCCGATGACCTCGACTTCAAGCTGAGCTACTGGAAGTTCCAGATTGACGCGCTCAACCCTCAGAGCGACGTAACGGACTACCTCGCGCTGATTGACCGCAGGCTGTGGAGAGGAATCGGGCAGTCATGA
- a CDS encoding RluA family pseudouridine synthase, which produces MSWTLKLTQDHDGRRLDRTIRSLWKRVTLGEIMKAIRKGEVRVNGTRVREGGEHVHTGDELCVPWPLNDDGHRVPHTSWGKITVIHQGHNVLILNKPANLLVQPDESGGDSVISRVWGVLGTKTAAAVHRLDRNTTGVLAVALHGDALRALEELFKARKVRKFYTAIVCGTVPPEITIDAPLLKDAENNKVSVSDDGQSAKTICTRLASDGKFSLVRLELLTGRTHQARVHMAHIKHPILGDRKYGDFRINRENKNVTRPFLHAYELMFPDGLHSSLAEVEGRTFRAEIPADMRAFIEARRLDDED; this is translated from the coding sequence ATGAGCTGGACACTAAAGCTCACGCAGGATCACGACGGCCGCCGCCTCGACAGGACGATACGAAGCCTCTGGAAGCGCGTAACTCTCGGCGAAATCATGAAGGCCATACGCAAGGGAGAAGTCCGCGTGAACGGCACGAGAGTCCGCGAGGGCGGAGAGCACGTACACACCGGCGACGAACTCTGCGTGCCCTGGCCTCTGAATGATGACGGACACCGCGTACCTCACACTTCGTGGGGAAAAATCACGGTCATTCATCAGGGACATAACGTTCTTATCCTCAACAAGCCTGCTAACCTCCTAGTTCAGCCCGACGAGAGTGGAGGCGACAGCGTGATTTCGCGCGTCTGGGGAGTTCTGGGCACAAAGACTGCGGCGGCAGTTCACCGGCTCGACCGCAACACGACGGGAGTCTTGGCCGTCGCTCTTCACGGAGATGCTCTGCGCGCGCTCGAGGAACTCTTCAAGGCACGGAAAGTCCGCAAGTTCTACACTGCGATAGTCTGCGGGACAGTTCCCCCAGAAATCACAATCGATGCCCCGCTCCTCAAAGACGCAGAGAACAACAAGGTGTCTGTCTCTGACGACGGACAGTCCGCAAAAACAATCTGCACGCGGCTGGCTTCGGACGGCAAATTCTCGCTCGTCAGGCTTGAGCTCCTCACGGGAAGGACACATCAGGCACGGGTTCACATGGCGCACATAAAGCACCCTATCTTGGGAGACCGCAAATACGGCGACTTCCGCATCAACAGGGAAAACAAGAACGTTACCCGCCCGTTCCTTCACGCATACGAGCTGATGTTCCCCGACGGGCTTCACAGCTCGCTTGCTGAGGTTGAGGGCAGGACGTTCAGGGCAGAGATTCCCGCAGACATGAGGGCATTCATTGAGGCAAGGAGGCTCGACGATGAGGACTAA
- a CDS encoding YibE/F family protein: MRTKGFVVRLVVASIIAWTFYSAVDYFAVHNWGDSDSLIVKVIDAGPESIIPPESEEEESYEMLERNTTIQVLSGAKTDEVMTVKTVRLSGSGLEVKNGRRYLLVWDMFSDGRVQYSLADAFRAPGVAGVIMLVCTILISLTGVRGFLALLGLAASIGVLVFTMIPLTIKGWDCVWLAIASVFIISTVTVLCVVRHARYRLVALMGSLGGVLCGFICGAAMVYMWSLNGLAGEGAALLASTLPGLNMRGLLLSSVLIGSIGAVLDVAVSITASMSEFVDYDENIHLDRLLLAGLNVGGEVLGSMINTLILAYMGSALPMAVLISSAGIELSGLLNDPYIAQEIVQSLAGTLGLLFTIPATAFSFVVEESLRRRND; encoded by the coding sequence ATGAGGACTAAGGGTTTCGTGGTACGTTTGGTTGTAGCATCAATAATCGCGTGGACGTTCTATAGTGCTGTAGATTATTTTGCTGTGCACAATTGGGGCGATTCAGATTCGTTAATCGTAAAGGTGATAGATGCCGGGCCCGAGAGCATAATTCCGCCCGAGAGCGAGGAAGAAGAGTCGTACGAGATGCTTGAACGCAACACGACTATTCAGGTTCTCTCCGGCGCAAAGACTGACGAGGTCATGACCGTAAAGACAGTCCGTCTCTCAGGGAGCGGCCTCGAGGTCAAGAACGGCAGAAGGTATCTGCTTGTGTGGGACATGTTCAGCGACGGACGGGTTCAGTACTCGCTTGCTGATGCTTTCCGCGCGCCGGGAGTTGCTGGTGTGATAATGCTCGTCTGCACAATTCTAATCAGCTTGACGGGAGTCAGGGGGTTTCTCGCGCTTCTTGGGCTTGCAGCGTCAATCGGCGTTCTTGTGTTCACGATGATTCCGCTGACCATAAAGGGCTGGGACTGCGTCTGGCTGGCGATCGCGAGCGTGTTCATCATCTCGACAGTAACAGTCCTGTGTGTCGTGCGCCATGCCCGTTACAGGCTCGTTGCCCTTATGGGAAGTCTCGGAGGCGTGCTGTGCGGCTTTATCTGCGGTGCGGCAATGGTCTACATGTGGAGCTTGAACGGTCTTGCGGGCGAAGGTGCGGCACTTCTCGCGTCGACGCTGCCGGGACTGAACATGCGAGGGCTTCTGCTGTCGTCGGTGCTCATCGGCTCAATCGGTGCGGTGCTTGACGTTGCAGTCTCGATAACCGCGTCAATGTCTGAGTTCGTGGATTACGACGAGAACATTCACCTTGACCGCCTTCTTCTTGCCGGCCTCAACGTCGGAGGAGAAGTGCTCGGCAGCATGATTAACACTCTTATTCTCGCCTACATGGGGAGCGCGCTTCCTATGGCAGTCCTGATAAGCAGTGCGGGAATAGAGCTCTCCGGCCTGCTCAATGACCCGTACATTGCACAGGAGATCGTCCAGAGTCTCGCGGGCACACTTGGCCTGCTGTTCACGATACCTGCGACGGCGTTCAGCTTCGTGGTGGAAGAATCGCTGAGGAGGCGCAATGATTAA
- a CDS encoding ATP-binding cassette domain-containing protein → MAALVDVSLNIEQGEFVYIIGQTGSGKSTLLRLITRELLPSRGTVAVGDFDLRRMRKADVPYYRRDVGLVAQDFRLIPTLTVYENIAFVMEAMSVPKRIVAERTKDVINQVGLWRRRGMRPAQLSGGEQQRVAIARALANSPSLFIADEPTGNLDFHTATEVMKILFAINAAGVTVVMSTHNQAIVNSSRQRVIELENGRLVRDEKGGTYTAQ, encoded by the coding sequence ATAGCTGCCTTAGTGGACGTGAGCCTGAACATCGAGCAGGGTGAGTTTGTCTACATCATCGGGCAGACAGGGAGCGGGAAGTCCACGCTTTTGCGTCTGATAACGCGTGAGCTTCTGCCTTCGCGCGGGACTGTTGCGGTGGGTGATTTCGACCTCCGCAGAATGCGCAAAGCTGACGTGCCGTATTACCGCCGTGATGTCGGGCTTGTGGCTCAGGACTTCAGGCTGATTCCGACGCTGACGGTCTACGAGAACATAGCTTTTGTGATGGAAGCAATGTCCGTCCCGAAGAGAATCGTTGCCGAACGAACGAAGGACGTGATTAACCAGGTAGGCTTGTGGAGACGCAGGGGGATGCGCCCTGCCCAGCTTTCCGGCGGAGAACAGCAGAGAGTTGCGATCGCGCGTGCTCTGGCAAATTCACCGTCGCTGTTCATTGCCGACGAACCTACGGGAAACCTCGACTTCCACACAGCTACTGAGGTCATGAAGATACTTTTTGCGATAAACGCCGCCGGAGTAACCGTCGTGATGTCGACGCACAATCAGGCAATCGTGAACTCATCGCGCCAGAGAGTTATAGAGCTCGAGAACGGCAGGCTTGTACGCGACGAGAAAGGAGGGACATACACAGCCCAATGA
- a CDS encoding ABC transporter permease, producing MTTLRYVLRDTWRLIVHHWVLGLLTLITAGVMLWILGVTTLFSLNLENLLSRLESELVVQAYLVKDNTLDVEAVANRIQNLEYVAAMKAYSPSDSLAKLQEKMGSQSRALEMLGDNPIPWNFEIHVNSAGDVEPLVGALKAMPEVEDVVYAGLVVRRISALSRISSRVALIMFVLAVVITALVVYNTIHISLYSRREEIGIMYLVGATRAYIAAPFVFEGTLLALFGAIIAGAGIVGAYFPGIELIRENLPLLTNILITDHPTIWRFCALLAGFGATLGWVCSYLVVARFINEITRPE from the coding sequence ATGACAACATTACGTTACGTTTTGCGCGACACGTGGAGGCTGATAGTTCACCACTGGGTACTTGGCCTCCTGACGCTGATAACTGCAGGAGTGATGCTCTGGATTCTCGGAGTAACTACGCTGTTTTCCCTGAACCTCGAGAACCTGCTATCACGCCTCGAGAGCGAATTAGTTGTTCAGGCATATCTTGTGAAGGACAACACGCTGGACGTTGAGGCGGTGGCGAACAGGATTCAGAATCTAGAATACGTTGCGGCGATGAAGGCGTATTCCCCGTCCGACTCACTGGCCAAGCTGCAGGAGAAGATGGGTTCGCAGTCCCGTGCTCTCGAGATGCTCGGCGATAACCCCATCCCGTGGAACTTCGAGATTCACGTCAACAGTGCCGGAGACGTTGAACCTCTGGTAGGTGCGCTGAAGGCCATGCCGGAAGTTGAGGATGTTGTGTATGCGGGGCTTGTTGTGCGGAGGATCTCTGCGTTGTCGCGAATTTCCTCGAGGGTTGCGCTGATAATGTTCGTGCTTGCAGTGGTAATCACCGCTCTCGTGGTGTACAACACTATACACATCTCGCTGTATTCGCGGCGTGAGGAGATCGGCATAATGTACCTCGTCGGAGCAACTCGGGCATACATTGCGGCACCGTTCGTGTTCGAGGGTACGCTTCTTGCGCTGTTCGGGGCAATAATCGCCGGAGCAGGAATCGTCGGCGCGTACTTCCCGGGCATTGAGCTCATCCGCGAGAATCTTCCTCTGCTCACAAACATTCTGATTACCGACCATCCGACAATCTGGAGATTCTGTGCACTGCTTGCGGGGTTCGGTGCGACGCTGGGCTGGGTGTGCAGTTACCTTGTTGTTGCGCGGTTCATCAACGAAATCACGAGGCCGGAATGA
- a CDS encoding peptidoglycan DD-metalloendopeptidase family protein, whose product MSRKIFALSVLVIMLLPGLVSAAAKKSASKPSIDAQIAAEEKKRADLAKQAKTYREQVKQMGAKVESLLTRVNTLQQDESLTRQELTVLELQNQKIQENIDLLDASMKDEQVKIDELSRQMEDRLLDIYKYGQSGQMRTLFASRSVFEAVETAYLLKIVNQRDEDILSQLQARVQNLDMSRRTMDDQQTRLREKTQAVQDQRDKYNRNIKETNSFIKSLQRQKELAEKAAIEAEQAQKQAGAMIAELQRKKRASKNYLPAGKGSMFDWPVRGTMASSFGNRIHPILKRKILHAGIDIAAPIGTPVKAPAGGEVIYDGWLRGYGRVVVLDHGRGYSTLYAHLSASLVKEGQEVKAGAVIARVGKTGNVTGPHLHFEVRVYGTPANPIKYLKK is encoded by the coding sequence ATGAGCAGGAAGATTTTTGCGCTGTCAGTGCTGGTGATAATGCTTCTGCCCGGCCTGGTTAGTGCCGCCGCGAAGAAGTCAGCGTCCAAGCCGAGCATTGATGCGCAGATTGCCGCAGAGGAGAAGAAGCGCGCTGACTTGGCCAAGCAGGCGAAGACTTACCGCGAGCAGGTCAAGCAGATGGGCGCGAAGGTAGAGAGCCTGCTGACCCGAGTCAACACCCTCCAGCAGGACGAGAGCCTCACGCGTCAGGAACTTACGGTGCTTGAACTGCAGAACCAGAAGATTCAGGAGAACATCGACCTTCTTGACGCGAGCATGAAGGACGAGCAGGTGAAGATAGACGAACTCTCGCGGCAGATGGAGGACAGGCTTCTCGACATCTACAAGTACGGGCAGTCCGGGCAGATGAGGACGCTTTTTGCGTCGCGTAGCGTGTTCGAGGCAGTGGAGACGGCGTACCTCCTGAAGATAGTGAACCAGCGCGACGAGGACATACTCTCACAGCTTCAGGCACGCGTGCAGAATCTGGACATGTCGCGCCGTACGATGGACGACCAGCAGACGCGTCTGCGCGAGAAGACACAGGCAGTACAGGACCAGCGGGACAAGTACAACCGCAACATCAAGGAGACCAACTCGTTCATCAAGTCCCTGCAGAGACAGAAGGAATTGGCGGAGAAGGCAGCCATCGAGGCAGAACAAGCACAGAAGCAAGCCGGTGCAATGATAGCTGAGCTTCAGCGGAAGAAACGAGCCAGCAAGAATTATCTTCCGGCGGGCAAGGGCTCAATGTTCGACTGGCCGGTTCGCGGAACAATGGCGAGCTCCTTCGGCAACAGAATACATCCCATTCTCAAGAGGAAGATTCTTCACGCCGGGATAGACATTGCCGCACCAATCGGGACTCCCGTGAAAGCTCCCGCAGGAGGAGAAGTAATCTATGACGGGTGGCTTCGCGGTTACGGGAGAGTTGTTGTGCTGGATCACGGACGAGGTTACTCGACGCTATACGCGCATCTTTCGGCGAGCCTCGTGAAGGAAGGGCAGGAAGTCAAGGCCGGAGCAGTGATAGCCCGAGTGGGAAAGACCGGCAACGTAACCGGGCCTCACCTTCATTTCGAGGTGAGAGTGTACGGGACTCCCGCCAACCCGATAAAGTACCTGAAGAAGTAG
- a CDS encoding peptidoglycan DD-metalloendopeptidase family protein, with amino-acid sequence MTAGAAFGANIDRQIQTQKKSQADMGKKIQQYNAIAREKSKQSKTLLSQLSRLRQNASSSQAQITDLEKENNRLATSVSELNRSIDRVNASMSIILSTLRNRLVDMYKFTPDENSLSIILSEQSPHEAVNTAYILHRFARQDAAMFEELNRKEHELIEARAQLEKDKSQIARQTDELKKKRAEFDSTIQRTDKLLKNVQSEQKKAEAAAKELQAAQRAVGNKINSLMKQKQKKTTTVTRTTTAKVTTVQGTKATVPVKTTATVPAGGVKSLAWPVSGQVVMQYGSRVHPTFKTKIFNSGIDIKAPSGAPVKAAGPGEVLYQGWLRGFGQVVIIDHGGNISTVYAHLSGASVREGASVKTGTVIGRVGNSGTDSEYGLHFEVRKNGSAVNPMNYLR; translated from the coding sequence ATGACTGCAGGCGCGGCATTCGGAGCGAACATAGACAGGCAGATACAGACGCAGAAGAAGAGCCAGGCGGACATGGGCAAGAAGATTCAGCAGTACAACGCTATAGCCCGCGAGAAGTCCAAGCAGTCTAAGACTTTGCTCAGCCAGTTGTCGCGATTGAGGCAGAACGCTAGCAGTTCGCAGGCACAGATCACTGACCTCGAGAAGGAGAATAACCGCCTCGCAACATCAGTAAGCGAACTCAACCGAAGCATCGACAGGGTCAACGCCTCGATGTCGATAATCCTCAGCACCCTGCGGAATCGTCTCGTCGACATGTACAAGTTCACGCCCGACGAAAACAGCCTGAGCATCATCCTCAGCGAGCAGAGTCCTCATGAGGCGGTGAACACGGCGTACATTCTGCACAGGTTTGCACGTCAGGACGCGGCGATGTTCGAGGAGCTCAACCGCAAGGAACACGAACTCATCGAGGCACGTGCCCAGCTCGAGAAGGACAAGTCGCAGATAGCCCGGCAGACCGACGAGCTCAAGAAGAAGCGTGCGGAGTTCGACAGCACAATACAGCGCACGGACAAGCTCCTGAAGAACGTACAGAGCGAGCAGAAGAAGGCAGAGGCTGCGGCGAAAGAGTTACAGGCGGCACAGCGTGCGGTCGGCAACAAGATTAATTCTCTGATGAAGCAGAAGCAGAAGAAGACCACGACCGTTACCCGCACAACCACAGCTAAGGTTACGACAGTGCAGGGCACGAAGGCGACAGTACCCGTCAAGACGACTGCGACAGTTCCTGCGGGAGGCGTGAAGTCCCTCGCGTGGCCTGTGAGCGGTCAGGTCGTGATGCAGTACGGCTCGCGTGTTCACCCGACGTTCAAGACAAAAATCTTCAACTCGGGCATAGACATCAAAGCTCCTTCCGGTGCACCCGTCAAGGCGGCAGGGCCCGGCGAAGTGCTGTATCAGGGATGGCTTCGGGGTTTCGGCCAAGTTGTCATAATAGATCACGGCGGGAACATCTCGACGGTCTACGCACATTTGAGCGGCGCGTCAGTCCGTGAAGGTGCGAGCGTCAAGACAGGAACGGTGATAGGACGGGTCGGCAACTCGGGGACGGATTCAGAGTACGGGCTTCACTTTGAGGTCAGGAAGAACGGCTCGGCGGTGAATCCCATGAACTATTTGCGTTGA
- a CDS encoding S41 family peptidase, protein MNRNRLYVLTIIILSALGFVYGLRGISAPAADFSESDINRISPFNVRSLWLLRQIRYIIESYQVDAETKPVAEDDLLHGAAKGMVEAWKDPYTRFVAPKQLKDEEIELEGKYGGLGMYVGDRDGQILVISPMEDSPAERAGLKPKDHIVKVDDEVVIGWTSDRVVQKLRGEPNTKVTVWVRREGEEELLSFEITREIIQLKSVRYEMLSDDIGYLKLTQFKHTTGEETRSALRDMIKQGMKALVLDLRNNGGGLLDASVKVVSMFVRSGMVVETKGRSERANERYNVDKSQYLTNAPMVVLINGGSASASEIVAGALNDRGRAKLIGEKSFGKGSVQTLFPLTDGSGVYVTIARYYTPSGKVIDHVGLSPDIEVKGEPDRDMSKDEQLQRAITEVKKSMRLSAGRR, encoded by the coding sequence TTGAACAGGAACAGGCTTTATGTTCTCACAATAATAATACTTTCTGCGCTGGGCTTCGTTTACGGCTTGCGGGGGATAAGTGCTCCGGCGGCAGACTTTTCTGAATCAGACATCAACAGAATTTCTCCCTTCAACGTACGGTCATTGTGGCTTCTGAGGCAGATACGCTACATCATAGAGAGCTACCAGGTTGACGCGGAGACAAAGCCCGTCGCTGAAGATGACCTGCTTCACGGTGCGGCAAAAGGCATGGTAGAGGCGTGGAAAGACCCCTACACGCGTTTTGTTGCCCCGAAACAGCTGAAGGACGAAGAGATAGAGCTCGAGGGCAAGTACGGCGGGCTCGGAATGTACGTAGGCGACAGGGACGGACAGATTCTCGTGATAAGCCCGATGGAGGACTCACCGGCAGAACGCGCAGGCCTCAAGCCCAAAGACCACATCGTCAAGGTTGATGATGAAGTTGTTATCGGGTGGACATCGGACAGAGTCGTGCAGAAGCTCAGGGGAGAACCCAACACGAAGGTTACGGTGTGGGTGCGCAGAGAAGGCGAAGAGGAGCTTCTCAGCTTCGAGATCACGCGCGAGATAATACAGCTGAAGAGCGTACGCTACGAGATGCTTTCGGACGACATCGGCTACCTGAAGCTGACGCAGTTCAAGCACACGACCGGCGAAGAGACCAGAAGTGCATTGCGCGACATGATAAAGCAGGGGATGAAGGCACTCGTCCTTGACCTGCGCAACAACGGAGGCGGGCTGCTTGATGCGAGCGTAAAGGTCGTCAGCATGTTCGTGCGCAGCGGTATGGTTGTCGAGACGAAGGGACGTTCTGAGCGCGCAAACGAGAGGTACAACGTCGACAAGTCCCAGTACCTCACGAATGCCCCGATGGTAGTGCTCATCAACGGCGGAAGTGCCAGCGCGAGCGAGATTGTTGCGGGTGCACTCAACGACAGAGGCCGGGCCAAGCTCATCGGCGAGAAGAGTTTCGGCAAAGGAAGCGTTCAGACTTTGTTCCCTCTGACTGACGGGAGCGGAGTATACGTTACAATAGCAAGATACTACACTCCTTCGGGCAAAGTAATAGACCACGTAGGACTTTCGCCGGACATCGAGGTAAAGGGCGAGCCGGATCGTGATATGTCGAAGGATGAGCAGTTACAGCGCGCGATAACTGAGGTCAAGAAATCGATGCGGTTATCAGCGGGCAGAAGATAG
- a CDS encoding adenylosuccinate synthase, with translation MQTVKNVDLLVGAQWGDEGKGKVVDMLGADVDVFVRFQGGANAGHTVIVDGKKIVFHLLPSGMLYTGKLCVLGNGLVIDPEQFLIEINGLLEHGQDRARLAVSPHAHVVMPYHRMLDKLQEEARGKGRKIGTTGRGIGPCYVDKYSRSGLRVEDLINPDVLRERLTYILEEKNQIFTKLYGQKPLPFDEVYEPARKWGEALAPYVDDTRALLHKAVVEGRHILLEGAQAALLDIDHGTYPYVTSSSTSASGAFSGTGLAPNDLTRVIAVVKAYTTRVGEGPFPTEDFTEMGEKLRANGGEFGATTGRPRRCGWLDIPGLKYSMEINGANVIALTKLDVLTGMGGIKVCTAYELNGQRITTWPNDTRTLAEIQPVYETLPGWDDDITHCKTFEELPANAQAYVKYIEDTLGVPVGLIGVGADRNQTINRGM, from the coding sequence ATGCAGACAGTGAAGAATGTTGATCTGCTTGTCGGCGCACAGTGGGGCGACGAGGGCAAGGGCAAAGTTGTCGACATGCTCGGTGCAGATGTCGATGTGTTTGTGAGGTTTCAGGGCGGAGCAAACGCCGGCCACACGGTAATAGTTGACGGGAAAAAAATAGTGTTCCACCTTCTGCCGTCAGGAATGCTCTACACGGGCAAGCTGTGCGTTCTCGGAAACGGGCTTGTGATTGACCCGGAGCAGTTCCTCATTGAGATTAACGGACTGCTTGAGCACGGACAGGACAGGGCACGCCTTGCGGTGAGTCCTCACGCGCACGTAGTTATGCCGTACCACAGGATGCTGGACAAACTTCAGGAAGAAGCGCGCGGAAAGGGGCGCAAAATCGGCACGACGGGGCGCGGAATCGGCCCGTGCTACGTGGACAAGTATTCACGTTCAGGGTTGAGGGTCGAGGATCTCATTAATCCCGATGTACTGCGCGAGAGACTGACCTACATTCTCGAGGAGAAGAACCAGATATTCACGAAGCTCTACGGTCAGAAGCCTCTTCCGTTCGACGAAGTCTACGAGCCTGCGAGGAAGTGGGGGGAAGCATTAGCACCGTACGTTGACGACACGCGCGCGCTGCTTCACAAGGCAGTTGTTGAGGGAAGACACATTCTGCTCGAGGGAGCACAGGCGGCACTGCTCGACATAGATCACGGGACGTATCCCTACGTAACCAGCTCTTCAACGTCAGCTTCAGGAGCATTCAGCGGCACAGGACTTGCCCCCAACGACCTGACGAGGGTTATTGCTGTCGTGAAGGCATACACGACGCGAGTCGGAGAAGGCCCGTTCCCGACGGAAGATTTTACGGAGATGGGCGAAAAGCTCCGTGCGAACGGCGGAGAGTTCGGCGCAACGACAGGCCGTCCGAGACGCTGCGGGTGGCTGGACATTCCGGGTCTGAAGTACTCGATGGAGATTAACGGTGCGAACGTCATCGCGTTGACGAAGCTGGATGTTCTTACGGGAATGGGCGGCATAAAGGTCTGCACAGCCTACGAGCTCAACGGACAGCGCATCACGACCTGGCCGAACGACACGCGGACGCTCGCGGAGATTCAGCCGGTGTACGAGACGCTTCCGGGCTGGGACGATGACATCACGCACTGCAAGACGTTCGAGGAACTTCCTGCGAACGCACAGGCCTACGTGAAATACATCGAGGACACGCTGGGAGTGCCTGTAGGGTTAATCGGCGTGGGAGCAGACAGAAACCAGACCATCAACAGAGGAATGTAG
- a CDS encoding GNAT family N-acetyltransferase encodes MYLPEIDFLDYNDLPAILRLNAGASYSWPEEVIRSDLREDSRNEATYIGAFATTAEAPLLGYAVLGREKRAGVLMWLYVDAHYQRQGIGTQLLLAVGDCAQYMNFRILRLRVRKSNTGAIALYSGMSFMQERVRQGYYSNGEDAIVMIARLPLRLKQ; translated from the coding sequence TTGTACCTGCCGGAGATAGACTTTCTCGACTATAACGACCTGCCCGCAATCCTGCGCCTCAACGCCGGAGCATCGTACTCATGGCCGGAAGAGGTTATACGTTCGGATCTGCGGGAGGACTCGCGCAACGAAGCAACATACATCGGGGCTTTCGCGACAACTGCGGAAGCTCCCCTTCTGGGTTACGCTGTACTTGGCCGCGAGAAGAGAGCCGGAGTGCTGATGTGGCTGTACGTTGACGCGCATTATCAGAGGCAGGGCATAGGGACACAGCTTCTGCTGGCAGTGGGCGACTGTGCGCAGTACATGAACTTTCGGATTCTGCGTCTGCGTGTCAGGAAGTCGAACACGGGAGCTATCGCGCTGTACTCTGGAATGTCGTTTATGCAGGAGAGAGTCCGGCAGGGGTATTACTCGAACGGTGAGGACGCAATAGTGATGATTGCGCGCCTGCCTCTGAGGCTGAAGCAATGA
- a CDS encoding type II toxin-antitoxin system YafQ family toxin, translating into MAPRYRKELRKAIKRGKSEADIEEVINTLAADIPLAPRHRDHQLHGKWEGMRECHIDPDWLLVYKKYKDKLILLLNRTGTHSDIFGM; encoded by the coding sequence ATGGCTCCTCGTTACAGGAAAGAGCTCCGAAAGGCAATCAAACGGGGCAAAAGTGAGGCAGACATTGAGGAAGTAATCAACACTCTTGCCGCTGATATTCCGTTAGCACCGCGCCACAGAGACCATCAGCTTCACGGCAAGTGGGAAGGTATGCGTGAATGTCATATCGACCCCGACTGGCTGCTGGTGTACAAGAAGTACAAGGATAAGCTGATACTTCTTCTGAACCGTACAGGTACTCACTCAGACATCTTCGGGATGTGA